A window of the Syntrophales bacterium genome harbors these coding sequences:
- a CDS encoding zinc ribbon domain-containing protein, which translates to MPIYEYQCKKCGKNFDVLQKITDTEVTACNACHGPVKKLVSLSTFHLKGSGWYVTDYGGKKAPASNGSKDEIQTSSTPSKPDTAKPASKTDSKD; encoded by the coding sequence ATGCCAATTTACGAATATCAATGTAAAAAATGTGGCAAGAATTTTGATGTGTTGCAGAAAATTACAGACACGGAGGTTACGGCCTGTAATGCCTGTCATGGTCCCGTTAAAAAGTTAGTCTCCCTTTCCACTTTTCACCTGAAAGGTTCGGGCTGGTATGTAACTGATTACGGCGGGAAGAAAGCACCTGCCAGTAACGGTAGCAAAGATGAAATTCAAACTTCTTCTACTCCCAGTAAACCCGATACAGCAAAACCAGCTTCCAAAACGGACAGTAAAGACTGA